One genomic window of Candidatus Nitrospira inopinata includes the following:
- a CDS encoding universal stress protein produces MNVEHILLATDFSAHAERAEAYACSLAETWGAELTIMTVLEFDPGLNPDYPVTQLYLNELMKQATQDLDAAKERVGERGIVVRPRLARGIPSKEIVAAAEEEKADLIVVGTAGKSGLEHVLLGSTAERVIRTSPCPVLAVRAERSETEGAGERQARPVLKKLLIPVDFSDCSLDALEYGIEAARRARASVTLLHVLEPVSYGLDFTLVHSDARRRREAVEKRLAEIAGAANAAGVPCECLIRGGLPNDSILEAARTLPIDMIVMGTHGRRGLSHVLYGSVAESVLRKSLRPVLMVRSPKFRPSQRRALSALPADQ; encoded by the coding sequence ATGAACGTCGAACACATTCTTCTGGCGACGGACTTTTCGGCTCATGCGGAGCGAGCGGAGGCGTATGCCTGTTCGCTGGCCGAAACGTGGGGAGCCGAACTGACGATCATGACCGTATTGGAATTCGATCCGGGGTTGAACCCGGACTACCCCGTGACCCAATTGTACTTGAACGAGTTGATGAAACAGGCTACACAAGATTTGGACGCCGCCAAGGAGCGCGTCGGGGAGCGGGGAATCGTCGTTCGGCCGCGTCTTGCCAGAGGCATCCCCAGCAAGGAAATCGTGGCCGCGGCTGAGGAGGAGAAGGCGGATCTGATCGTGGTCGGCACGGCGGGAAAGAGCGGGCTTGAACACGTCTTGCTGGGCAGCACGGCCGAGCGTGTCATTCGAACGTCGCCTTGCCCGGTTTTGGCCGTTCGGGCCGAGCGGTCGGAAACCGAAGGGGCCGGTGAGCGGCAAGCTCGACCTGTGCTCAAGAAATTGCTGATTCCGGTGGATTTTTCCGATTGCTCGCTTGACGCGCTGGAATATGGGATTGAGGCGGCCCGGCGGGCGCGCGCGTCCGTCACGTTGCTTCATGTTTTGGAACCGGTTTCGTACGGACTGGACTTTACGCTCGTCCACTCGGACGCGAGACGACGACGGGAGGCGGTCGAGAAACGACTCGCCGAGATCGCCGGTGCGGCGAACGCCGCGGGGGTGCCTTGTGAATGCCTGATACGGGGAGGGCTTCCCAATGATTCGATTCTTGAAGCGGCGCGGACCCTGCCGATCGACATGATCGTCATGGGCACACACGGTCGGCGGGGCCTGTCGCACGTCTTGTACGGCAGCGTGGCCGAATCCGTGCTGCGGAAGTCCCTCCGCCCCGTTCTGATGGTGCGCAGCCCCAAATTTCGACCGAGCCAACGTCGTGCGCTGTCAGCCT